aTCCGtgtggccagcagctgcttggcCGGCGGCGATTCGGTCCAATTGAACTGCGGCACGCTCAGCGGCAACATTGTGCCGTCCAAGGTGCTGGGCATGATGAGGCGACGGGCAGCCGCTGGAAAATGGCCCTCAATGCGAATGCGCTCGAAGTAGTAGCGATTGGCCACATCGATGTGCTTGGGATAGATGCGACCGCAGCTGCTCAGCTGCTCGTCCAAGCAGGCGAAGAGGGCGCATACCGCCAGCTCGCTGCGGTCGACCAGAATGAGAGCGGTGCGATTGCCCAGGTAAACGCCGAGGCGGTAGCGGTATGAGGCATGGCTGCTTGAGCTGGAAATGGGGCGACGCTGCAGCTGGAAGCTGCAACAAAAGTCGCCGTGGCACAAGCGCTGCGTCACATTCTGAAACTCCGCCTCCAGCAGCTGCGTGCTAAATATATCCACATTGTAGTCCCTGTAGGTGGCGAGCTCTGTGTAGCGTCGCGTAATCAGCTGCGGCTCGAACCCGGGCACCACCTGCGCCGGCAGCTCGGGTATGTTGCCCACCACCCCGACCCCGCCCCCGTCCACGCCCCCGGGCATACGTTTGGGCACATGCGCcttgagcagctgcagcgtggGCTGCTCATGGATGACGGCAGCAAGACGGCCAGCACGCCCCGCATAGATACCGGAGCCGGAGGTACGGCCGGAGGGTTGACTGGCATCGGCAGCCAATAGATTCACATTGTTCGCATACGCCCAGCCCTCCTGCAGCTGGACTGCGCCCAAGAATGGCAGCTCCGAGAACCAATATGTCGGATAAATTATGTCCGTCACATTGCgctcgagcagcagctgcattgcCGGCTCATAGAACAGCATGTCAAAGCATATGAAATGACCAAATGTGACACCGAAATCCGTTTCAAACGTGGCCAATTCCGGCTGTCGCATTGTGGCACGTGTATAATATTCTCGACGCCAAAGATGGCTCTTGCGATATCTGGATACGACTCGTCCGCTGCGATCCATCACAATGTTCGTATTGAAATATCGAAAGCCGGCGGCCGGACACGGATTGAGCGTATCGGAGCCGTA
This window of the Drosophila virilis strain 15010-1051.87 chromosome X, Dvir_AGI_RSII-ME, whole genome shotgun sequence genome carries:
- the Btnd gene encoding vanin-like protein 2; this encodes MYIHVLQLLILATFLAGTSQLSLPTDNTYHAGVVEYPDETGTPRERTTKATNGFVAILESNDTADLDIIVFPEYVLSNLEMATFVPHPSQNITPCYSPDYELFLVELSCATRSRGIYVVINVVEKELCGNNYGSDTLNPCPAAGFRYFNTNIVMDRSGRVVSRYRKSHLWRREYYTRATMRQPELATFETDFGVTFGHFICFDMLFYEPAMQLLLERNVTDIIYPTYWFSELPFLGAVQLQEGWAYANNVNLLAADASQPSGRTSGSGIYAGRAGRLAAVIHEQPTLQLLKAHVPKRMPGGVDGGGVGVVGNIPELPAQVVPGFEPQLITRRYTELATYRDYNVDIFSTQLLEAEFQNVTQRLCHGDFCCSFQLQRRPISSSSSHASYRYRLGVYLGNRTALILVDRSELAVCALFACLDEQLSSCGRIYPKHIDVANRYYFERIRIEGHFPAAARRLIMPSTLDGTMLPLSVPQFNWTESPPAKQLLATRIQLELLLPKNDLLTFGIWANYFTQLPSTHNLNHLQPVAMPAPAGSASNASTVAPGVADAAGGATSISMLCLLLILPLVLQL